A window of the Cannabis sativa cultivar Pink pepper isolate KNU-18-1 chromosome X, ASM2916894v1, whole genome shotgun sequence genome harbors these coding sequences:
- the LOC133032060 gene encoding uncharacterized protein LOC133032060 codes for MSTFYDSVESVRDHLSIIPLEEEGEPAVQYEQPLVEDAEIDTRWSLVGRFLTEAPIDFMAMQNLMAVLWKPGMGMYVKDLGENKFIFQFYHEIDIQRVVDRSPWTFKNTPLIFERLKPGDVPRAVRLNHLEIWVQLHDVQSGFKTEKMVTDAGNYIGSFVKSDEKNFNGVWRDYLRVRVRIDIEKPLKRRMKLQQIGGDWFWINFRYEFVPTFCFICGIIGHTENYCSRLFIQPASTIVKPYGTFMKAVPRKTQYAMGAKWLRSGSSSSGGHGGSVAAGGGSVGRESFQGNHGFHGISIPGFSATEVGGDMIDDNGRNLGKQSGELAGSKEGDIYGNIVARQVESISNLDEEGLLFMDNKRKRLGKEVDIGPSGPKEGLDMDIGLDSNTHSKNVIMASSTDRARQSL; via the coding sequence ATGTCAACGTTTTACGATTCTGTTGAATCTGTTCGGGATCATTTATCAATTATACCATTGGAGGAGGAGGGTGAGCCCGCTGTCCAGTACGAACAACCTTTGGTTGAGGATGCCGAAATTGATACAAGGTGGAGTTTGGTTGGCCGGTTCTTAACAGAGGCTCCGATTGACTTTATGGCAATGCAGAATCTAATGGCTGTTCTTTGGAAACCAGGGATGGGTATGTATGTGAAGGATTTGGGAGAGaataagtttatttttcaattctatCATGAGATAGATATTCAGAGGGTTGTTGATAGAAGCCCTTGGACATTCAAAAACACACCACTGATCTTTGAGAGATTAAAACCAGGAGACGTTCCAAGAGCCGTGCGATTGAATCACTTGGAAATCTGGGTGCAACTACATGATGTTCAGTCGGGTTTTAAAACGGAAAAAATGGTGACGGATGCTGGAAACTACATCGGCAGCTTTGTGAAATCTGatgagaaaaattttaatggtGTATGGCGTGATTATTTGCGGGTGCGGGTCCGAATCGATATCGAGAAACCATTGAAGAGGCGAATGAAGCTGCAACAAATCGGTGGCGACTGGTTTTGGATCAATTTTAGGTACGAGTTTGTGCCTACCTTTTGCTTTATATGTGGTATAATCGGTCATACAGAGAATTATTGCTCTCGTTTGTTCATTCAACCTGCTTCCACCATTGTTAAACCATACGGTACTTTTATGAAAGCTGTACCAAGAAAAACTCAGTATGCTATGGGGGCAAAGTGGTTAAGATCGGGCTCTTCAAGTTCTGGTGGGCATGGAGGTTCGGTGGCGGCTGGAGGCGGTAGCGTTGGGAGGGAGTCGTTCCAGGGAAATCACGGATTTCATGGAATATCTATCCCTGGTTTTTCGGCTACAGAGGTGGGTGGAGATATGATTGATGATAATGGGAGAAATTTGGGGAAGCAATCGGGTGAATTGGCTGGGAGTAAGGAGGGAGATATTTATGGTAATATTGTGGCTAGACAGGTGGAATCCATTTCAAATTTGGATGAGGAGGGTTTGCTTTTCATGGATAATAAAAGAAAGAGATTGGGTAAGGAAGTGGACATTGGGCCGAGTGGGCCTAAAGAAGGTTTGGATATGGACATAGGGCTTGATTCAAATACTCACTCAAAAAACGTTATAATGGCGAGCTCAACGGACCGGGCTCGCCAATCATTATga